From the Ascochyta rabiei chromosome 14, complete sequence genome, one window contains:
- a CDS encoding Proteasome endopeptidase complex, whose product MAAIFSGAPPQGGPGYSFTSTPTAVPSGERQHGFYPYTDNGGSTLGISGADFAILAGDTRSTSGYNINTRYEPKLFRIGGEGPENKGARIVLSVVGFAADGHALKEHLDTIVKMYKYKHGKPMSVSACAQRLSHILYNKRFFPYYVHAILGGLDEDGKGALYSYDPVGSYEREQCRAAGAAASLIMPFLDNQVNFKNQYEPGSGTGHNLKTVVPQPLPQNHVEDLVRDAFTSAVERHIEVGDGLQMMIITKEGINETFTPLKKD is encoded by the exons ATGGCCGCCATCTTCTCTGGCGCACCTCCGCAGGGCGGCCCAGGCTACTCGTTCACGAGCACCCCCACAGCTGTTCCCTCCGGCGAAAGGCAGCACGGCTTCTACCC CTACACCGACAACGGCGGTTCAACGCTTGGCATCTCGGGTGCTGACTTCGCCATCCTCGCCGGCGACACTCGATCCACATCCGGTTACAACATCAACACACGCTACGAGCCCAAGCTCTTCCGGATTGGCGGTGAGGGCCCTGAGAACAAGGGCGCACGGATAGTGCTCTCGGTGGTCGGTTTCGCCGCAGACGGTCATGCGCTGAAGGAGCACCTGGACACCATTGTCAAGATGTACAAGTACAAGCACGGCAAGCCCATGTCTGTCTCTGCATGCGCACAGCGTCTCAGCCACATCCTCTACAACAAGCGGTTCTTCCCGTACTACGTGCACGCTATCCTCGGTGGCCTGGACGAGGACGGCAAGGGCGCCTTGTACTCGTACGACCCCGTCGGCAGCTACGAGAGGGAGCAGTGCAGAGCAGCCGGTGCGGCGGCCTCGCTCATCATGCCCTTCTTGGACAACCAGGTCAACTTCAAGAACCAGTACGAGCCGGGCAGCGGGACAGGACACAACCTGAAGACCGTCGTGCCACAACCTCTGCCGCAGAACCACGTCGAGGACTTGGTGCGCGATGCCTTCACAAGCGCAGTAGAGAGGCATATCGAAGTGGGTGACGGGCTGCAGATGATGATCATCACAAAGGAGGGCATCAACGAGACATTCACGCCACTGAAGAAGGACTAA
- a CDS encoding Proteasome endopeptidase complex, translating into MEVLLGITGKDFTLIAASKAAMRGATILKATDDKTRELNKHTLMAFSGEAGDTVQFAEYIQANIQLYSMRNNMELSPAATANFVRGELARALRSRKPYTVNLLLGGYDSIADKPTLYWIDYLASLAPVPYAAHGYAQYYCLSLLDKHHHPDIDYEQGMKILRMCTEELKRRLPIDFKGVLVKVITKDGVKDVEYEDDVKVAIP; encoded by the exons AT GGAGGTTCTACTTGGCATCACGGGAAAGGACTTCACCCTCATCGCCGCCTCCAAAGCCGCTATGCGAGGCGCCACCATTCTCAAGGCTACCGATGACAAGACCCGAGAACTGAACAAGCACACGCTGATGGCCTTCTCCGGAGAAGCTGGCGACACAGTGCAGTTTGCCGAGTACATCCAAGCAAACATCCAGCTCTATTCGATGCGCAACAACATGGAGCTATCGCCTGCTGCCACCGCCAACTTCGTTCGTGGAGAGCTCGCGCGCGCACTGCGATCGCGGAAACCCTACACCGTAAACCTGCTGCTCGGAGGATACGACAGCATCGCCGACAAGCCCACACTTTACTGGATCGACTACCTAGCCAGTTTGGCGCCCGTCCCCTACGCGGCACACGGATACGCCCA GTACTACTGTCTGTCGTTACTCGACAAGCACCATCACCCCGACATCGACTACGAGCAGGGCATGAAGATTCTGAGGATGTGCACAGAGGAGCTGAAGCGTCGCTTGCCAATCGACTTCAAGGGCGTTCTCGTCAAGGTCATCACAAAGGATGGCGTCAAGGATGTTGAGTACGAGGACGATGTCAAGGTCGCGATACCTTGA
- a CDS encoding Eisosome assembly protein, with amino-acid sequence MATTGLPTAVPHIGDVAPLNSTADAPPRTSTDTGMRCPDPSAHVRQSHSNALQNQASTAALYSTRPANEQQRINPLGPDGKLSSASAAASLKYAKASDLPSFPVVGIDTSSSAGAAALLANQNKKSPEWWKPEQSSTAGKAALLANNYKMKPLWQPEASAAGSKAALLAHRDGVKLNLWQPEASADGNSAANIAMRKTGLGPQIDYGYTEDGRKKALVAATGAHSAAGRKRAQSIPMSVPLYPDSKNSAKNALNAATVAHSPSMRASKAPAVQLQDSNRLGSGAMEAARIQHARSAREMYTSAPPVALEVEEKNRNDALRASAIVMAKKMYDIQQQHIEGASGRSGVSAARTGATAAHGQQPATSEADIKQQAMQYIGIQEAAQKLAQERLAKIGYDENAAYRSYYGYDKQSRSKLSMRRGRPRARSTSEAPPQDSDSDEDDFRSRRIRNQMKRFNEQLADVDARKRDQDRKGLIAAAERKVQAQMQGLDKDIYNKTGKMSNSMMDDWDEKARQRALANSEARMENHGRVMIGNGKWMDQAEIDAIAQARLQPTLDEITEKAEKRRAEDAERQSELEKKQRKEQEEKARLAEIKNEERRGKDEEKRAAKARNAEEKAAAKQAKDAEKTRKAEEDRLVKEEQRKSKEASRAAPTARPALGTTVVATPTAAVPATAAAATDANNDLYEEPTAPTGLSNITVPTQDSTVMAPASTDPTSPTSPNSSKGLKSILNKLKRRSKHDSAVTTGAEGKTTERDNTGFIGGASLRASESKSHSLTTPSTSHAEASSTTRPTDLGDVEPTVVPHVKDDGYSDISSLSSDDEEMTRGRPRPARLLSDDTRASSDFEEARDHFDQDLAPPPTFTSEVDKGRLSSPVRDSKFHEVGI; translated from the exons ATGGCGACAACAGGTTTGCCCACGGCTGTTCCCCACATCGGTGATGTTGCACCCCTGAACAGCACGGCAGATGCTCCACCGCGAACCTCCACCGACACGGGCATGCGATGCCCTGATCCTTCGGCGCATGTTCGTCAGTCTCACAGTAATGCTTTGCAAAACCAGGCGTCGACTGCGGCCTTGTACAGTACAAGACCGGCCAACGAGCAGCAGAGAATCAACCCGCTCGGACCGGACGGAAAGCTTTCGTCAGCAA GCGCTGCAGCCAGCCTGAAATACGCAAAGGCAAGCGATCTTCCTAGCTTCCCAGTCGTTGGCATCGACACCTCTTCCTCGGCTGGAGCAGCTGCGCTACTTGCAAACCAAAACAAGAAGAGCCCAGAGTGGTGGAAACCAGAGCAATCGTCTACCGCTGGCAAAGCCGCGCTGTTGGCAAACAATTACAAGATGAAGCCTTTATGGCAACCAGAAGCAAGCGCTGCGGGCTCCAAGGCAGCACTTCTTGCCCACCGAGATGGCGTCAAACTAAACCTGTGGCAGCCCGAAGCCAGCGCGGATGGCAACTCAGCAGCCAACATTGCCATGCGCAAGACGGGTTTGGGCCCTCAAATCGACTATGGCTACACCGAGGACGGCAGGAAGAAGGCATTGGTAGCAGCTACTGGGGCCCACTCAGCAGCCGGTCGCAAGCGCGCGCAGTCCATTCCCATGTCTGTTCCACTTTACCCTGACTCAAAGAACTCTGCCAAGAATGCACTGAATGCCGCCACGGTAGCTCACAGCCCGTCGATGAGAGCCTCGAAGGCACCAGCGGTGCAGCTCCAGGACTCGAACCGACTTGGATCTGGCGCAATGGAGGCAGCAAGGATTCAGCATGCTAGGAGCGCCAGGGAGATGTACACGAGTGCTCCACCTGTTGCACTGGAAGTCGAGGAGAAGAATCGGAACGACGCGCTTCGAGCTTCAGCCATTGTCATGGCCAAGAAAATGTACGATATCCAGCAGCAACACATTGAAGGAGCTTCTGGACGCTCCGGTGTATCTGCAGCTCGCACAGGTGCTACTGCTGCCCACGGTCAACAGCCTGCTACTAGCGAGGCGGATATCAAGCAACAAGCTATGCAGTATATTGGGATCCAGGAAGCTGCACAGAAGCTGGCGCAGGAGCGACTGGCCAAGATTGGCTATGACGAGAACGCGGCTTACCGAAGTTACTATGGCTACGACAAGCAAAGCCGTTCTAAACTCTCCATGCGTCGGGGAAGACCTCGCGCTCGCAGCACTTCTGAAGCTCCTCCACAGGACAGCGACTCTGACGAAGACGACTTCCGTTCCAGACGCATCCGCAATCAAATGAAGCGGTTCAATGAGCAACTGGCTGACGTTGATGCGAGGAAGCGCGACCAGGACCGCAAGGGTCTGATTGCTGCAGCGGAACGTAAGGTGCAAGCGCAGATGCAGGGCCTTGACAAGgatatctataataagacaggcAAGATGTCGAACTCCATGATGGATGATTGGGATGAAAAAGCCCGCCAGCGGGCCCTCGCAAACTCTGAAGCTCGCATGGAAAATCACGGCAGGGTCATGATAGGTAACGGAAAGTGGATGGATCAGGCCGAGATCGATGCCATTGCGCAAGCCAGGCTCCAACCGACCCTTGACGAGATTACTGAGAAGGCTGAGAAACGAAGAGCTGAAGATGCCGAGAGGCAGTCCGAGCTGGAGAAGAAGCAGCGGAAGGAGCAAGAGGAAAAGGCGCGTCTCGCAGAGATCAAGAACGAAGAACGCAGAGGCAAAG ATGAAGAGAAGAGAGCAGCAAAGGCTCGCAATGCAGAAGAAAAGGCAGCTGCAAAGCAAGCGAAGGACGCCGAGAAGACCAGGAAAGCCGAGGAGGACCGTCTGGTCAAGGAAGAGCAGCGCAAATCCAAGGAGGCTTCTCGTGCGGCGCCTACTGCTAGACCTGCTTTGGGAACTACTGTCGTCGCCACTCCCACCGCCGCAGTTCCGGCCACGGCTGCCGCTGCTACTGACGCGAACAATGATCTGTATGAAGAGCCTACCGCTCCTACGGGACTCTCTAACATCACCGTGCCAACACAAGACTCCACCGTCATGGCCCCTGCTTCGACCGACCCTACATCGCCCACCTCACCAAACTCATCTAAGGGTCTCAAGTCCATCTTAAACAAGCTGAAGCGCCGCTCTAAGCACGACTCGGCTGTCACTACTGGTGCTGAGGGCAAGACCACAGAGAGGGACAACACTGGCTTCATTGGTGGGGCCTCCCTACGCGCATCCGAGTCCAAGTCTCACTCATTGACGACACCATCAACTTCTCATGCTGAAGCAAGTTCCACAACTCGTCCAACTGACTTGGGCGATGTTGAGCCTACAGTTGTACCTCACGTCAAAGATGACGGCTACTCGGATATCTCATCGCTCAGCAGCGACGATGAAGAGATGACAAGGGGTCGTCCCCGCCCCGCACGTCTTCTGAGCGACGACACCAGGGCTTCCTCAGACTTTGAGGAAGCAAGGGACCACTTTGATCAAGACCTGGCTCCTCCTCCAACATTCACGAGTGAAGTAGACAAGGGCCGTCTCAGCAGCCCAGTTCGTGACTCGAAGTTCCATGAAGTCGGTATCTAA
- a CDS encoding Clathrin heavy chain, with protein sequence MAQRQVPLHVTQPTLLTNLNILPASISWQNCTLESDKYVCVRQVNNDANTPAETVIIDLKNTNNVIRRPIRADSAIMHLTEPIIALKAQGRTLQLFNLETKERLQTYSHQEDIVFWRWISQTTLALVSSKAVYHWDVLESKTSTPRKIFDRQEQLEGNQIINYVTNDDESWSCLVGIAAGPNGGIRGNMQLFSKARNVSQPLEGHAATFGTLRLDGATTDTKLFAFAVKSSSGEAKINIVEVDHAASNPAFPKRLIPIHWPAEGTGDFPLGIHIAHKYGILIVITKFGFIHLHDLETGTALFLNRISEETVFTTARDDEGTGVVVINKRGQVLHTTIREDTLIPYIMENPACAEIAYKLASKGGLPGADQLYNQRFEQLMNQGNFAEAAKVAASSPRGFLRTMNTINRLRSVPQQPGQITVLLQYFGQLLDKGGLNREETLELARPVFAQGRKHLIEKWQKEGKLHCSEELGDLAKPHDLNLALAIYKEANVPQKVVAALAELGHYDMIVQYCNSVGYTADYNVLLQHVIRSNPEKGSEFAIQLAKNEGGPLISTDRVVDIFQSQGMIQQATAFLLDVLSNDREEEGHLQTKLLEMNLLNAPQVADAILGNEMFHHYDKARIASLCENAGLLMRALEHNDDPATVKRIIVQTDKLPEEWLINYFGQLTVELSLECLDAMLTTNIRQNLQAVIRIAQKYSDLLGATRIIDLLEKHRTAEGLYFFLGSIVNVSEDPDVHFKYIEAATTMGQLNEVERICRESNYLNPEKVKNFLKEANLTEQLPLIIICDRFNFIHDLVLYLYKKQQFKSIEVYVQRVNPARTPQVIGGLLDVDCDESIIKGLLASVTPSSIPIDELVSEVESRNRLKLLLPFLEQTLAAGNQQQAVYNALAKIYIDSNNNPEKFLRENDQYDTLTVGKYCEKRDPNLAVICYSKGQNDLELVNITNENAMFKAQARYLLERADSEIWDFVLNDNNMHRRSLVDQVTSVAVPESTDPDRVSVAVKALITNDMPAELIDLLEKILLEPTTFSDNPSLQNLLMLTAAKSDRGRVANYIQQLENYTPEDIAQQCIEVGMYDEAFEIFKKHGQHVDAVNVLVDHIVSIDRAQDYADRVDAPEVWSRVAKAQLDGLRVTDSIESYIRAGDASNFLEVIEVATHAGKDEDLIKFLKMARKTQREVPIDTALAFSFARTNQLPELEEFLRGTNVADVEASGDKAYEEGYHEAAKIFFTSISNWAKLATTLVHLEDYQAAVECARKANSVKVWRQVNEACVAKKEFRLAQICGLNLIVHAEELSELVKQYERDGYFDELISLLEAGLGLERAHMGIFTELGIALAKYHPERVMEHLRLFWSRINIPKAIRATEEAHLWPELIFLYVHYDEWDNAALAMMERASDAWEHQAFKDTITKVSNVEIYYRALGFYLEEQPTLLTDLLQALAPRIDVNRVVRMFLKSDNIPLVKPFLLNVQSQNKREVNNALNDLLIEEEDYKTLRDSVNSYDNYDPVDLAQRLEKHELVFFRQIAADIYRKNKRWDKSIALSKQDKLFKDAIETAAISSKSEIVEDLLRYFVDIGSRECYVGMLYACYDLIRPDVILEISWRNGLHDFTMPYMINLLSRQTAAIELLTKDNEERKARETSQQKKEDDTPILGSRLMLTQGPIASAPSPGPYQMSNGIAPQPTGYRGF encoded by the exons ATGGCTCAGCGCCAGGTCCCATTGCACGTCACGCAGCCGACGCTG CTCACGAACCTGAACATTCTC CCGGCATCGATATCGTGGCAGAACTGT ACTCTCGAGTCCGACAAGTACGTTTGCGTGCGCCAGGTCAACAACGACGCCAACACCCCCGCCGAGACCGTCATCATCGATCTGAAGAACACAAACAATGTCATCCGCAGACCGATTCGCGCAGACAGTGCGATTATGCACTTGACTGAGCCCATCATTGCTCTCAAGGCGCAAGGCCGCACGCTGCAGCTCTTCAACCTCGAGACAAAAGAGCGCCTGCAGACATACAGCCATCAGGAGGACATTGTGTTCTGGAGGTGGATCAGCCAGACTACGCTCGCGCTGGTCAGCTCGAAGGCTGTGTACCACTGGGACGTGCTGGAGTCGAAGACATCTACACCACGCAAGATCTTCGACCGCCAGGAGCAGCTCGAG GGCAACCAAATCATCAACTACGTAACAAACGATGACGAGAGCTGGTCTTGTTTGGTTGGCATTGCGGCGGGTCCCAATGGAGGCATCCGTGGCAACATGCAGCTGTTTTCCAAAGCAAGGAATGTTAGCCAGCCTCTCGAAGGTCACGCAGCCACCTTTGGCACACTCCGTCTCGATGGCGCGACAACCGACACCAAGCTCTTCGCGTTCGCTGTAAAGTCGTCCTCCGGCGAGGCTAAGATAAACATCGTCGAAGTCGACCACGCCGCCTCAAACCCCGCTTTCCCCAAACGACTGATCCCGATTCACTGGCCTGCTGAGGGTACTGGTGATTTCCCGCTCGGCATCCACATCGCGCACAAGTACGGTATCTTAATCGTAATTACCAAGTTCGGTTTCATCCACCTACACGACCTCGAGACCGGTACCGCTTTGTTCTTGAACAGGATCTCGGAAGAGACAGTTTTCACCACGGCCCGCGACGATGAGGGCACCGGTGTGGTTGTGATTAACAAGCGGGGACAGGTCTTACACACAACTATCCGTGAGGACACGTTGATTCCTTACATCATGGAGAACCCGGCGTGTGCGGAGATTGCCTACAAGCTCGCATCTAAGGGTGGTCTTCCTGGAGCTGATCAGTTGTACAACCAGCGGTTCGAGCAGTTGATGAACCAGGGCAACTTTGCTGAGGCGGCCAAGGTGGCTGCCAGCTCACCTCGCGGCTTCCTTCGCACAATGAACACCATCAACCGTTTGCGATCGGTTCCCCAGCAGCCAGGCCAGATCACTGTCCTCCTGCAGTACTTTGGTCAACTGCTTGACAAGGGCGGCCTGAACCGGGAGGAGACACTGGAGCTAGCGCGTCCTGTGTTTGCGCAGGGCCGCAAGCACCTCATCGAGAAATGGCAAAAGGAAGGCAAGCTTCACTGCTCTGAAGAGCTTGGTGATCTCGCCAAGCCCCACGACCTGAACCTCGCGCTGGCAATCTACAAGGAGGCCAACGTCCCTCAGAAGGTCGTAGCTGCTCTAGCCGAGCTTGGCCATTACGACATGATCGTTCAGTACTGCAACTCTGTTGGTTATACCGCTGATTACAACGTCCTCCTGCAGCATG TCATCCGAAGTAACCCAGAGAAGGGCAGTGAGTTCGCTATTCAGCTCGCGAAGAACGAAGGCGGCCCACTCATTAGCACTGACCGCGTTGTGGACATCTTCCAGTCCCAAGGCATGATTCAACAGGCCACTGCCTTCCTCCTGGATGTTCTTTCTAACGATCGTGAGGAGGAGGGTCACCTGCAGACCAAGCTGCTTGAGATGAATCTGCTCAACGCTCCCCAAGTTGCTGATGCCATTCTCGGAAACGAGATGTTCCACCACTACGACAAGGCCCGCATCGCCTCCCTTTGCGAGAACGCTGGTCTGCTTATGCGCGCATTGGAGCACAACGATGACCCTGCAACTGTCAAGCGCATCATCGTTCAGACCGACAAGCTGCCCGAGGAGTGGTTGATCAACTACTTCGGCCAGCTCACAGTCGAGCTCTCACTAGAGTGTCTTGACGCCATGTTGACTACCAACATCCGACAGAACCTGCAAGCTGTCATTCGCATTGCCCAGAAGTACTCGGACTTGCTCGGTGCCACCCGCATCATCGATCTCCTTGAGAAGCACCGCACAGCCGAGGGTCTGTACTTCTTCCTAGGCTCCATCGTCAACGTCAGCGAGGACCCGGACGTCCATTTCAAGTACATTGAGGCCGCGACAACCATGGGCCAGCTGAACGAAGTTGAGCGTATCTGTCGTGAGAGCAACTA CCTCAACCCTGAAAAGGTTAAGAACTTCCTGAAGGAAGCCAATCTGACCGAGCAGCTGCCTCTCATCATCATTTGCGATCGCTTCAACTTCATCCATGACTTGGTTCTGTACTTGTACAAGAAGCAGCAGTTCAAGTCTATCGAGGTTTACGTGCAGCGCGTCAACCCCGCCAGAACTCCTCAGGTCATTGGAGGTCTGCTCGATGTCGACTGCGACGAGAGCATCATCAAGGGCCTCTTGGCTTCGGTCACACCCTCCTCAATCCCTATTGACGAGCTTGTGTCTGAAGTCGAGTCGCGCAACCGCCTCAAGCTTCTTTTGCCCTTCTTGGAGCAGACCTTGGCTGCTGGCAACCAGCAACAGGCTGTTTACAACGCCCTGGCTAAGATCTACATTGATTCTAACAACAACCCGGAGAAGTTTTTGAGGGAGAACGACCAGTATGACACCCTTACCGTCGGTAAATACTGCGAGAAGCGCGACCCGAATCTTGCGGTCATCTGTTACTCCAAGGGTCAGAACGACCTGGAACTTGTCAATATTACGAACGAGAACGCTATGTTCAAGGCTCAAGCTCGCTACCTGCTCGAGCGAGCTGACTCGGAAATCTGGGACTTTGTCCTGAACGACAACAACATGCATCGCCGATCCTTGGTCGATCAAGTCACCTCTGTAGCCGTT CCTGAATCAACCGATCCCGACCGCGTATCAGTCGCAGTCAAGGCGCTTATCACCAACGATATGCCAGCTGAGCTCATCGATCTGCTCGAGAAGATTCTCCTCGAGCCTACCACGTTCAGCGACAACCCGTCCCTGCAGAACCTCCTCATGCTCACAGCAGCCAAGTCCGACCGTGGCCGTGTTGCCAACTACATCCAGCAACTTGAGAACTACACTCCTGAGGACATTGCTCAGCAGTGCATCGAGGTTGGCATGTATGATGAGGCCTTCGAGATCTTCAAGAAGCACGGTCAGCATGTCGATGCCGTCAACGTCTTGGTCGATCACATTGTCAGCATCGATCGTGCTCAAGACTATGCAGACCGAGTGGACGCACCAGAAGTCTGGAGCAGAGTCGCCAAGGCTCAGCTGGACGGTCTTCGTGTCACTGACTCGATCGAGTCCTACATCCGCGCTGGAGACGCTTCGAACTTCCTCGAGGTCATCGAGGTTGCCACTCACGCAGGCAAGGACGAGGATCTTATCAAGTTCTTGAAGATGGCCCGCAAGACCCAGCGTGAAGTCCCGATCGATACTGCTCTGGCCTTTAGTTTTGCTCGTACCAACCAGCTGCCAGAGCTAGAGGAGTTCCTACGTGGAACCAACGTAGCAGATGTTGAAGCATCTGGAGACAAGGCTTATGAGGAGGGCTACCACGAGGCAGCCAAGATATTCTTCACCAGCATTTCGAACTGGGCCAAGCTTGCCACCACTCTTGTACACCTCGAGGACTATCAGGCTGCCGTTGAATGCGCTAGAAAAGCCAATTCGGTCAAGG TGTGGAGGCAAGTCAATGAGGCCTGTGTCGCTAAGAAGGAGTTCCGCCTTGCTCAGATCTGTGGTCTCAACCTCATTGTTCACGCTGAGGAGCTTTCCGAGCTTGTCAAGCAGTATGAGCGCGACGGCTACTTCGACGAGCTTATTAGTCTTCTCGAGGCTGGACTCGGTCTAGAGCGAGCACATATGGGTATTTTCACCGAGTTGGGCATTGCTCTCGCCAAGTACCACCCAGAGCGTGTTATGGAACATCTTCGCCTCTTCTGGTCTCGCATTAATATCCCCAAGGCGATCCGTGCTACCGAGGAAGCTCATTTGTGGCCTGAGCTGATCTTCCTGTACGTCCACTATGACGAGTGGGATAATGCAGCATTGGCAATGATGGAGCGTGCATCTGATGCTTGGGAACACCAAGCTTTCAAGGACACCATCACGAAGGTTTCCAACGTTGAGATCTACTACCGCGCATTAGGCTTCTACTTGGAAGAGCAGCCAACCTTGTTGACCGACCTCCTGCAAGCACTGGCTCCCAGGATTGACGTCAACCGTGTGGTCCGTATGTTCCTCAAGTCTGACAACATCCCGCTCGTCAAGCCGTTCCTCCTCAATGTCCAGTCCCAGAACAAGCGTGAGGTCAACAACGCCCTTAATGACCTTCTGATTGAGGAAGAAGACTACAAGACATTGCGCGACTCGGTCAACAGCTACGACAACTACGATCCTGTTGATCTTGCTCAGCGTCTTGAGAAGCACGAGCTCGTCTTCTTCCGCCAGATTGCGGCCGATATCTACCGCAAGAACAAGCGATGGGACAAGTCGATTGCGTTGTCGAAACAGGACAAGCTGTTCAAGGATGCTATCGAGACGGCGGCGATCTCGAGCAAGTCCGAGATTGTGGAAGACCTGCTTCGCTAC TTCGTTGATATCGGAAGCCGGGAGTGCTACGTTGGTATGCTCTACGCTTGTTACGATCTCATCCGTCCTGATGTCATCTTGGAGATATCATGGCGCAATGGACTCCACGACTTCACGATGCCGTATATGATCAACCTCTTGTCTCGCCAGACTGCGGCTATTGAGTTGCTTACGAAGGACAACGAGGAGCGCAAGGCTCGCGAGACATCACAGCAAAAGAAGGAGGACGATACACCGATCCTCGGTTCGAGGCTTATGCTGACGCAAGGCCCGATTGCTTCGGCACCGTCACCAGGTCCTTACCAGATGTCGAATGGGATCGCTCCCCAGCCGACGGGTTACCGGGGCTTTTAG